A section of the Leptospira noumeaensis genome encodes:
- a CDS encoding menaquinone biosynthetic enzyme MqnA/MqnD family protein, giving the protein MKIGIVKHLNARPLTLYFERTSGYIPVYENPSVLIELLKQGELDCALVSSIECERNRETLDYTKIVGVCAKDVVRSVLFFRHESESGLPKVVYTDKGSRSSVALLQCLLFREFGKLVEVVPTPASEISEMMKEGKGSHLLFGDHALLQTPVPGYQVVDLAEWWNHSTGLYFSFAFWAFPKGKVWDDRLFLTALEYGLKELDSIIKEEKRLPIAVTDRYLKQELHYIPEQKNLDGFDLFIKTAKELNLI; this is encoded by the coding sequence ATGAAAATTGGCATCGTAAAACACCTGAATGCCCGCCCCCTCACCCTCTATTTTGAGAGAACTTCCGGATATATACCAGTTTACGAGAATCCAAGTGTCCTGATTGAACTCTTAAAACAAGGAGAGTTAGATTGTGCTCTGGTATCATCCATTGAATGTGAAAGAAATCGTGAGACTTTGGACTACACGAAAATTGTGGGAGTTTGCGCAAAAGATGTAGTTCGTTCTGTTCTCTTTTTCCGTCACGAATCTGAGTCTGGTTTGCCAAAGGTTGTTTATACCGACAAAGGTTCTCGTTCGAGTGTCGCCCTCCTCCAATGCCTACTTTTCAGAGAATTTGGAAAGTTAGTGGAGGTAGTTCCGACCCCTGCTTCAGAGATTTCAGAAATGATGAAAGAAGGAAAAGGATCCCACTTACTTTTTGGTGACCATGCTCTTTTACAAACACCAGTTCCTGGATACCAAGTGGTAGACCTTGCGGAATGGTGGAATCATTCTACTGGACTTTATTTTAGTTTTGCTTTTTGGGCCTTTCCCAAAGGAAAAGTTTGGGACGACCGCCTTTTTTTAACTGCTTTGGAATACGGATTGAAAGAACTCGACTCGATCATCAAAGAAGAAAAGAGACTTCCCATTGCCGTGACCGACAGGTATCTCAAACAGGAGTTACATTACATTCCGGAACAGAAAAACTTAGATGGGTTTGATTTATTTATCAAAACAGCAAAAGAATTAAATCTGATCTAA
- a CDS encoding CheR family methyltransferase translates to MDFRTSLNTIGDAEFEFIKNLVYKQAGIFLAPHKKIMVQSRLNARLRTLGIVSFENYVAKLKLDPKFATDEMQELINRITTNKTDFFRENHHFEFLKTQYFPALEQAAAAGGPKTLRIWCSASSTGEEPYSIAITVYEYFNTKPGWNCKIYASDIDTQVIATAKKGLYRDERLEPVSDAMKSKHFIKTTDKDHVFYEAKPHLKALIDFKQINLLQFPFPISEKLDLIFCRNVVIYFDKPTQKTLFQNFESSLKPKGYLILGHSETMFGISDSFKFLGHTIYQKKD, encoded by the coding sequence TTGGACTTTCGAACATCTTTAAACACAATCGGTGATGCTGAATTTGAATTCATCAAAAATTTAGTGTACAAACAAGCAGGTATCTTTTTAGCACCCCATAAAAAAATTATGGTGCAGTCTAGACTCAATGCACGACTTCGCACATTGGGAATTGTTAGTTTTGAAAACTATGTTGCTAAACTCAAACTAGATCCGAAGTTTGCAACGGATGAAATGCAAGAGCTCATCAATCGTATAACAACAAACAAAACTGATTTTTTTCGTGAGAACCATCATTTTGAATTTTTAAAAACACAATACTTCCCTGCTTTAGAACAAGCTGCGGCTGCCGGTGGCCCCAAAACTTTGCGGATTTGGTGTTCTGCTTCCTCCACTGGGGAAGAACCTTATTCCATTGCCATTACCGTTTATGAATATTTTAATACCAAACCAGGTTGGAATTGTAAAATTTATGCCTCAGACATCGATACACAAGTGATAGCCACTGCGAAAAAAGGACTGTATCGAGATGAAAGGTTAGAACCAGTTTCTGACGCAATGAAATCCAAACATTTCATCAAAACTACGGATAAAGACCATGTGTTTTATGAAGCCAAACCTCATTTGAAAGCACTCATCGATTTCAAACAAATCAACCTCTTACAATTTCCATTTCCTATCTCTGAAAAATTGGATTTAATTTTTTGTAGGAATGTTGTGATTTATTTTGATAAACCAACCCAGAAAACATTATTTCAAAATTTTGAGTCGAGTTTGAAACCCAAAGGATATTTGATTTTAGGTCACTCAGAAACTATGTTTGGAATTTCCGATAGTTTTAAATTTTTGGGTCATACCATTTATCAGAAAAAAGATTAA
- a CDS encoding HIT family protein, whose amino-acid sequence MSSYEEHSIRKNLFSIGKLGYAKGDRPNVDCILCGVRDKNEIVPNLTIAETELSIVSVNLFPYNPGHIIIFPKRHIIHYLELTEDEALDIHKLTQKAMRILEKQWRVQGFNIGFNLGKNSGGSIPHIHEHIVPRFPNEAGFLDVISNTRIVIYEPYQMWDDLKKLWSEEVTD is encoded by the coding sequence ATGAGCTCCTATGAAGAACACTCCATTAGAAAAAACCTCTTCAGTATAGGAAAATTGGGTTATGCCAAAGGAGATAGACCCAATGTGGACTGTATTCTCTGTGGAGTTCGCGATAAAAACGAAATTGTTCCCAATCTGACCATTGCAGAAACAGAACTTTCGATTGTCTCCGTCAATCTTTTCCCTTACAACCCGGGACATATCATCATCTTTCCCAAACGCCATATCATCCATTACCTAGAGTTAACAGAAGATGAGGCTTTAGACATTCATAAACTCACACAAAAAGCGATGAGAATTTTAGAGAAACAATGGCGGGTGCAGGGCTTTAATATTGGTTTTAATCTCGGGAAAAATAGTGGAGGCTCCATCCCCCATATCCATGAACATATTGTTCCCCGGTTTCCCAATGAGGCAGGATTTTTAGATGTAATTTCCAATACGAGAATTGTTATCTATGAGCCCTACCAAATGTGGGATGACTTAAAAAAACTTTGGTCGGAAGAAGTTACCGATTAA
- the rsmH gene encoding 16S rRNA (cytosine(1402)-N(4))-methyltransferase RsmH gives MSESPHIPVLPREVIDLLQKTENPEPLWFLDGTAGEGGHSKLILQTFPNAKLILIDRDSVMLERAKKEILSVVGSLDRVYPFQMNFSEVDNELLESLGCPGLDGALVDLGVSLFHFLHSGRGFTFKNEEPLDMRLEPQVGMKTAADVVNYSTVLHLKKVFWEYGEERWALKVANNIVQSRHKKKFETNTDLVKLVEASIPRKFWPKESHPATRIFQALRIEVNEELLHAEKGIRTIASCLKMGGVFACISFHSLEDRIVKWTFRDLKANDQFEILTKKPILPTDTEIRENRASRSAKLRGIQKIEPILKKRWEK, from the coding sequence GTGTCAGAATCACCTCATATTCCCGTACTTCCCAGAGAAGTCATCGATTTGCTACAAAAAACGGAAAACCCTGAACCGTTGTGGTTCCTTGACGGAACTGCCGGTGAAGGTGGGCATTCCAAACTCATCTTACAGACCTTTCCTAATGCCAAACTCATTTTGATTGATCGTGACTCTGTCATGTTGGAACGAGCTAAAAAAGAAATTTTATCTGTGGTGGGTTCCCTTGACCGGGTGTATCCTTTCCAAATGAATTTTTCAGAAGTAGACAATGAACTTTTGGAATCTTTGGGTTGCCCTGGACTTGACGGTGCCCTCGTTGACTTAGGTGTTTCACTTTTTCATTTTTTACATTCGGGTCGTGGGTTTACTTTTAAAAATGAGGAACCCCTAGATATGAGACTGGAACCCCAGGTGGGAATGAAAACTGCCGCTGATGTAGTTAATTACAGCACAGTCCTCCATTTAAAAAAAGTGTTTTGGGAATATGGAGAGGAACGTTGGGCCTTAAAAGTTGCAAATAACATTGTACAGTCGAGGCATAAGAAGAAATTTGAAACCAACACGGATCTTGTCAAACTAGTTGAGGCATCCATTCCTAGAAAGTTTTGGCCTAAGGAATCACACCCCGCCACAAGGATCTTCCAAGCACTTCGAATTGAAGTCAACGAAGAGCTGTTACACGCTGAAAAAGGAATTCGAACGATTGCTTCTTGTTTAAAAATGGGAGGAGTTTTTGCATGCATTTCCTTTCACTCTTTAGAAGACCGAATTGTGAAATGGACCTTTCGAGACCTAAAAGCAAACGACCAGTTTGAAATTTTGACAAAAAAACCGATCCTCCCAACAGACACAGAAATCAGAGAAAACCGTGCCTCTCGGTCTGCAAAATTAAGAGGCATTCAAAAAATCGAACCGATATTGAAAAAGAGATGGGAAAAGTGA
- a CDS encoding UDP-N-acetylmuramoyl-L-alanyl-D-glutamate--2,6-diaminopimelate ligase: MKLSEIIKRIPEIKLIQGDNSLEVDYIWGDSRKLKPKDIFVLPEDSIERQESFLVMAKEIGVKVVLVSKRHLKLKGLESFPVILETEDPAGEAHGKIACLLAGNPAKKLKIVAITGTNGKTSLTFILFHLARKVGKNAALIGTVQIQIMDRVLESGYTTPDASSLNLLLKQMLEEGIEYVFMEMSSHGLKLGRVAGLEITCAGFTNLTQDHLDFHSNMEDYFESKFKIFQLLEQSSIKNKFGLVAGDVPFGSEMIQRIEKAKLKSPIYIFGKAGEFNFSNTKLSLLHSEYRFHKKSKNLPFVEVRSIRTNLLGNFNVFNTSFALAIAYELGFPWEEVISCLENIPTVPGRFHVVPYPDKSRIAVVDYAHTPDALENILKSCVEISPKQIICLFGCGGDRDRTKRPQMAKIAEKLADFVILTSDNPRTENPESILDEIEAGFSRGFKRYEKITDRRVAIQRAVSLLERDGILVVAGKGHETYQIIGKEKTKFVDFEEIENAFQNLGFSR; this comes from the coding sequence ATGAAATTATCTGAAATCATCAAACGAATCCCCGAAATCAAACTCATCCAAGGGGATAACTCTCTGGAAGTGGATTATATTTGGGGAGACAGTCGCAAACTAAAACCAAAGGATATTTTTGTTTTACCAGAAGATTCCATAGAAAGACAAGAATCCTTTTTGGTGATGGCCAAAGAAATTGGTGTGAAGGTTGTCCTGGTATCCAAACGCCATTTGAAATTAAAAGGATTGGAATCCTTTCCAGTGATCCTTGAAACAGAAGATCCAGCGGGAGAAGCACATGGGAAAATAGCCTGCTTACTTGCAGGAAATCCCGCCAAAAAACTGAAGATTGTGGCGATCACAGGCACCAACGGAAAAACCTCGTTAACCTTTATCCTTTTCCACCTAGCAAGAAAAGTCGGAAAAAATGCGGCTCTTATCGGAACCGTACAAATCCAAATTATGGATAGAGTTTTAGAATCAGGATATACAACTCCCGATGCTTCCTCTCTCAACCTTCTCCTCAAACAAATGTTAGAAGAAGGAATCGAATATGTGTTTATGGAAATGAGTAGCCATGGACTAAAACTCGGTAGAGTTGCTGGATTAGAAATTACTTGTGCTGGATTTACGAACCTCACCCAAGACCATTTGGATTTTCATTCCAATATGGAAGATTATTTTGAAAGTAAGTTTAAAATTTTTCAATTATTAGAACAATCTTCAATAAAAAACAAATTTGGTCTGGTTGCAGGTGATGTTCCTTTTGGATCCGAGATGATCCAAAGAATCGAAAAGGCAAAATTAAAATCTCCGATTTATATCTTTGGAAAAGCAGGTGAATTCAATTTCTCAAACACTAAACTTTCGTTATTACATAGTGAATATAGGTTTCATAAAAAATCTAAAAACTTACCCTTTGTAGAAGTTCGTTCGATCCGAACCAATCTCCTTGGAAATTTTAACGTTTTTAATACTTCTTTCGCACTTGCGATTGCTTATGAACTTGGATTCCCTTGGGAAGAAGTAATTTCTTGTTTGGAGAACATTCCCACAGTTCCCGGTAGGTTTCATGTGGTTCCGTATCCGGACAAATCAAGAATTGCAGTTGTGGATTATGCTCACACTCCTGATGCCTTAGAAAATATCTTAAAAAGTTGTGTGGAAATCTCTCCCAAACAAATCATTTGCCTTTTTGGTTGTGGAGGGGATAGAGACCGCACCAAACGTCCGCAAATGGCAAAAATTGCAGAAAAATTAGCCGATTTTGTCATTCTTACTTCTGATAATCCTAGAACAGAAAATCCAGAATCCATTTTAGATGAAATAGAAGCCGGTTTTTCGCGTGGTTTCAAACGATATGAAAAAATCACTGATCGCAGAGTAGCAATCCAAAGGGCAGTTTCGCTTTTGGAACGAGATGGGATTTTGGTAGTAGCTGGAAAAGGGCACGAAACCTACCAAATCATCGGAAAAGAAAAAACAAAATTTGTAGACTTCGAAGAAATAGAGAATGCTTTTCAAAATTTAGGATTTAGTCGATAG
- the mraY gene encoding phospho-N-acetylmuramoyl-pentapeptide-transferase, producing MFQWIYESFGNDYGFLRVFSYVTLRAMMAGLTSMFITFLFGKALISFLLSLKFRESVRNDGPQSHAAKSGTPTMGGLIMILSLTVSTLLWGNLSNLNVLLLLISAILFAGLGFTDDYMKSVKKIKGGMRARTKFLVTIFFAVSITTLYFYFTGKSNTIATKGVVFTITDLFLPFVKGPVWNLGLLAVPFAIIVLIGSSHAVNLTDGLDGLASGTVVIATATFALISYVSGTPSAANYLHIPYLPGSHEYSVFLAGLSGALLGFLWFNCHPAQVFMGDTGSLFLGSTLGLVAIMLKKEILLVILGGIFVAEAVSVILQVGSFKLTGKRIFKMAPLHHHFELSGWSEEKVVIRFWIIGIILAIITLSTLKIQ from the coding sequence ATGTTCCAGTGGATTTATGAATCGTTTGGAAACGATTACGGTTTTTTAAGAGTATTTAGTTATGTTACGCTAAGGGCAATGATGGCGGGCCTTACTTCTATGTTCATCACCTTTCTTTTTGGAAAGGCATTGATTTCTTTTCTTCTCTCTTTAAAATTTCGAGAGTCTGTTCGTAACGACGGTCCTCAGTCCCACGCAGCAAAATCGGGGACTCCAACGATGGGTGGACTCATCATGATTCTTTCTCTGACCGTCTCTACTTTGTTATGGGGAAATCTTTCTAACTTAAATGTTTTGTTATTACTAATTTCAGCCATTTTATTTGCAGGCCTTGGATTTACTGATGACTATATGAAGTCCGTAAAAAAAATCAAGGGAGGGATGAGAGCAAGAACCAAATTTCTTGTGACCATCTTCTTTGCGGTTTCCATCACCACTCTCTATTTCTATTTTACTGGGAAATCCAATACAATTGCGACTAAAGGTGTTGTTTTTACAATCACCGATTTGTTTTTACCTTTTGTCAAAGGTCCAGTTTGGAATTTGGGACTACTCGCAGTTCCTTTTGCCATCATCGTACTCATTGGTAGTTCTCATGCAGTCAATCTTACCGATGGACTTGATGGACTGGCTTCAGGTACGGTTGTAATTGCGACTGCAACTTTTGCTCTCATTTCTTATGTATCAGGTACTCCATCAGCGGCAAACTATTTACACATTCCTTATCTACCGGGTTCCCATGAGTATTCAGTTTTCCTTGCGGGACTTTCTGGTGCCTTACTTGGATTTTTATGGTTCAATTGCCATCCAGCCCAAGTATTTATGGGTGATACCGGTTCTTTGTTTCTTGGATCCACACTCGGTCTTGTTGCCATTATGTTAAAAAAAGAAATCCTCCTTGTGATCCTTGGGGGGATTTTTGTAGCAGAAGCAGTCAGTGTGATTTTGCAAGTGGGATCATTCAAACTCACCGGCAAACGAATCTTTAAGATGGCTCCCTTACACCACCATTTTGAATTGTCTGGCTGGTCCGAAGAAAAGGTTGTGATTCGATTTTGGATCATTGGAATTATCCTTGCCATCATCACTTTATCCACTCTGAAGATACAATAG
- a CDS encoding FtsW/RodA/SpoVE family cell cycle protein, with the protein MEIYRSIQNLFRFGTSRFDGPALYGIFFLFGMGVVVMYSASVIPAEREFSDSNYYLNKQLLWGMIGIFSFLVFSQIPYQFLVRWSFLFSVFSLLLLISVFIPGLGKSVGTSYGRSFNRWIQIGGIQIQPSEFSKISILLFSSYFFYNFDFKKVKWDRKKIVSVLLIFATLVLIVIEPAFGTTIELLLVLFFFVLLAGFPMKRLFILGASVLPLLVVLVTQVGYRKKRLEIWLDPYKFRFDEGHQLVTSFRAFFDGGSFGRPVGSGYAHRYLAYSHTDFVMASFVEDFGFLGFFVFLTAVVFLFLRIYFLLLRTKDKLGFFLGSGILILFGFQTILNLFVITGIVPVTGISLPFLSYGGSSLITIFILFGILANITSKENLVL; encoded by the coding sequence ATGGAAATTTATAGGTCGATTCAAAACCTCTTTCGATTTGGAACTTCGAGGTTTGATGGGCCAGCTCTGTATGGAATTTTTTTTCTTTTTGGAATGGGTGTTGTCGTGATGTACAGCGCCTCTGTCATTCCGGCGGAAAGAGAGTTTTCTGATTCCAATTATTATCTAAACAAACAATTGTTATGGGGAATGATTGGCATTTTTAGTTTTTTAGTTTTTAGCCAAATCCCATACCAATTTTTAGTTAGGTGGTCTTTCCTATTTTCTGTTTTTAGTTTGTTACTTCTAATTTCTGTTTTTATCCCCGGACTTGGAAAATCGGTGGGAACTAGTTATGGAAGGAGTTTCAATCGTTGGATCCAAATTGGTGGGATTCAAATCCAACCATCCGAATTTTCAAAAATTAGTATTTTGCTTTTTTCTTCTTATTTTTTTTATAATTTTGATTTCAAAAAAGTAAAATGGGATCGGAAAAAAATTGTCTCCGTTCTTTTAATTTTTGCCACCTTAGTTTTGATTGTGATAGAACCTGCCTTTGGGACGACAATCGAACTCCTGCTTGTTTTATTTTTCTTTGTGTTACTTGCTGGGTTTCCCATGAAACGACTCTTTATTTTAGGTGCCTCCGTATTGCCTCTACTTGTCGTTCTTGTCACTCAAGTGGGATACAGGAAAAAACGTTTAGAGATTTGGCTTGATCCTTATAAATTTCGATTTGATGAAGGCCACCAACTTGTGACTAGTTTTCGTGCATTTTTTGATGGGGGAAGTTTTGGTCGTCCCGTCGGCTCCGGTTATGCGCATCGTTATTTGGCCTATAGCCACACTGACTTTGTGATGGCTTCCTTTGTTGAAGATTTTGGTTTTTTAGGGTTTTTTGTATTTTTAACCGCCGTAGTTTTTCTATTCCTTAGGATTTATTTTTTACTCCTACGCACAAAAGACAAACTCGGGTTCTTTCTCGGATCGGGGATTCTGATCCTTTTTGGATTCCAAACCATATTGAATTTATTTGTCATCACTGGGATTGTACCTGTGACTGGAATTTCCCTTCCGTTTTTAAGTTATGGGGGATCATCACTCATCACAATTTTTATCCTATTCGGAATTCTTGCCAACATCACAAGTAAAGAGAATTTGGTATTATGA
- a CDS encoding UDP-N-acetylglucosamine--N-acetylmuramyl-(pentapeptide) pyrophosphoryl-undecaprenol N-acetylglucosamine transferase, which produces MSGSLLIAAGGTGGHISPGVALAEVLAEKISSFGFDAVYLHSLVRNKDNPDLLNPPCEVIWHNVPQLGGLKTLVYPLLFLFPFIKTILLFHRLKVRAVIGMGGYSSLPSILYAILFRKQLYLCEQNCVPGKITRIFSRFSKKIAFSFPLSAGYAIEGKTIGNPIRKRVIPEHLNIRQNENLHEGKKNTVNVLVLGGSQGARQLNQMILKTMENSEIASKYKFRLLTGTSLYEETKSKSSGNAEIISYANDMKPNYEWANIVVARSGAGVLAECLVFGLPMILIPYPFAADNHQKENANYIESQGAAVTIHSTSEDPTRLVQILLGWKDHSEILREMGHTSLALSNVNAAYQTVSYFFTDKD; this is translated from the coding sequence ATGAGTGGTTCTTTATTGATTGCAGCCGGGGGAACCGGTGGGCATATATCTCCTGGTGTTGCACTTGCCGAAGTTTTGGCAGAGAAAATTTCTTCCTTTGGATTTGATGCAGTTTATCTACATTCTCTAGTTCGTAACAAAGACAATCCGGATCTTTTGAATCCTCCATGCGAAGTAATTTGGCATAATGTGCCTCAGTTAGGTGGTCTAAAAACGCTAGTTTATCCACTTTTGTTTCTTTTTCCTTTTATTAAAACCATCCTTCTTTTTCACAGGTTAAAAGTAAGGGCGGTGATTGGGATGGGAGGGTATTCCAGTCTTCCTTCGATCCTCTATGCCATTCTTTTTCGCAAACAATTGTATCTTTGTGAACAAAATTGTGTTCCAGGAAAAATCACTCGTATCTTCTCTCGTTTTTCTAAAAAAATTGCCTTTAGTTTTCCATTGAGTGCTGGTTATGCGATTGAAGGAAAAACAATCGGAAATCCCATACGGAAACGTGTGATCCCTGAACACTTAAATATCCGCCAAAACGAAAACTTACATGAGGGCAAAAAGAATACAGTGAATGTACTTGTTCTGGGCGGTTCTCAAGGGGCGAGACAACTCAACCAAATGATTCTAAAAACTATGGAGAATTCAGAGATTGCATCGAAATACAAGTTTCGATTGCTCACTGGAACTTCTTTGTATGAAGAAACAAAATCTAAATCTTCCGGGAATGCAGAAATCATTTCTTATGCCAATGATATGAAACCCAATTATGAATGGGCCAATATTGTGGTAGCAAGGTCTGGAGCGGGAGTTCTTGCGGAATGTTTGGTATTTGGTCTTCCTATGATTCTCATTCCTTATCCATTTGCTGCAGACAATCATCAAAAAGAAAATGCCAATTATATCGAATCACAAGGTGCTGCGGTTACCATTCATTCCACATCGGAAGATCCAACAAGACTTGTACAAATTTTACTCGGGTGGAAAGACCATTCTGAAATTTTAAGAGAGATGGGTCATACATCCTTAGCTCTTTCGAATGTGAATGCAGCTTACCAAACCGTTTCGTATTTTTTTACTGATAAAGATTAA
- the murC gene encoding UDP-N-acetylmuramate--L-alanine ligase has product MKGPILFLGIGGSGMSSLAHMALDLKLSVFGYDQKNSDTTKYLEERGAIIKNEISEISFEGMEMVVYSSAINDKHKQVFDEIKEKNILLKHRSEFMHLLVSNQKSISVAGSHGKTSTTTMVSQILSEQGYDPTIMIGGDTSLLEKRGGKMGEGKFAVYESDESDGTFLKHKAQVRLLTNIDNDHLDYYKTRERLEDAFFDYMGFGVEGTTVLYASDPGIRDVLLHKTKNTAIHPNFRLYLCLDLEDTKSDWFLNLKTNLLDKLTSVIYQIEEDRLEFEFPGDGKISLHLPYPGVHYLTNGLVAIVGAYNAGVSPKVSAEILSRYIGVKRRQETLGEWKGITVMDDYGHHPTEIEMVIRSLKNKLNSKGRLVVLFQPHRYTRTELLLKELAKSLENADLLFLLPIYSAGETPIPGITHESFIPFLDKEHTEFLKGEMDLDLSIIQSKLKKDDLLLCLGAGNVRDWGLHLLKENPKL; this is encoded by the coding sequence ATGAAAGGTCCGATTTTATTTTTAGGAATTGGTGGTAGTGGGATGTCGAGCCTTGCCCATATGGCTCTCGACTTAAAACTTTCTGTTTTTGGTTATGATCAAAAAAATTCAGATACAACTAAGTATTTAGAAGAACGCGGAGCCATCATTAAAAACGAAATTTCAGAAATTTCCTTTGAGGGAATGGAGATGGTTGTATACAGTTCTGCCATTAATGACAAACACAAACAAGTGTTTGATGAAATTAAAGAAAAAAATATCCTCCTCAAACATAGATCTGAATTTATGCACCTTTTGGTATCCAATCAGAAGTCAATTTCTGTTGCCGGTAGCCATGGCAAAACTTCCACAACAACCATGGTTTCCCAAATCCTTTCGGAACAAGGGTATGACCCCACCATTATGATTGGTGGCGATACAAGCCTCCTAGAAAAACGTGGGGGAAAAATGGGAGAGGGGAAGTTTGCTGTTTATGAATCTGATGAATCCGATGGTACTTTTTTAAAACATAAAGCACAAGTTCGCCTTCTTACTAATATCGATAACGACCATTTAGATTATTATAAAACTCGCGAACGTTTAGAAGATGCTTTTTTTGATTACATGGGTTTTGGAGTGGAAGGAACCACTGTGCTTTATGCATCAGATCCAGGAATTCGGGATGTGCTCCTTCACAAAACAAAAAATACTGCCATCCATCCTAATTTCAGACTTTACCTTTGTTTAGATTTAGAAGATACAAAATCAGATTGGTTCCTAAACTTAAAAACAAACTTACTGGATAAACTTACGTCTGTTATTTATCAAATCGAAGAGGATCGCTTGGAATTTGAATTTCCGGGAGATGGAAAAATTTCGCTCCACTTACCATACCCTGGAGTCCATTATCTCACCAATGGCCTTGTGGCAATCGTAGGTGCATACAATGCAGGAGTGTCTCCCAAAGTATCAGCAGAGATTCTTTCTCGGTATATTGGAGTGAAACGTAGACAAGAAACACTTGGGGAATGGAAGGGGATTACAGTAATGGACGATTACGGTCACCATCCCACAGAAATTGAAATGGTGATTCGTTCTCTTAAGAATAAATTAAATTCTAAGGGAAGGCTCGTTGTACTTTTCCAACCACATCGTTATACCCGTACAGAGTTGTTACTTAAGGAACTAGCCAAGTCTTTGGAAAATGCCGACCTTCTTTTTCTTTTACCGATTTATTCGGCAGGCGAAACTCCAATTCCAGGAATCACACATGAGTCTTTTATTCCTTTTTTAGATAAAGAACATACTGAATTTCTAAAAGGGGAGATGGATTTGGATCTTTCCATCATCCAATCCAAATTGAAAAAAGATGATCTATTACTTTGTTTAGGTGCCGGTAATGTAAGAGACTGGGGCCTTCACTTATTAAAAGAAAACCCTAAATTATAA
- a CDS encoding 5-(carboxyamino)imidazole ribonucleotide synthase — MKIGVLGSGQLGQMMCLEALPLGYDFHCYSPDKESPSAKAGAIATVASYESLSEIKEFLSKVNVLSFEFENIPKSTLEFLETESKQTPIFPPPKALIIAQDRSLEKTHFRKLGFRTAEFFHLTKDTSNFEIAIPYPWIIKTLRFGYDGKGQVKIADQTKYKEFLASAFPRGEEEYLVEEVISFQKEISIILTRFQNGEIVCYGAVENEHKNHILDLSIYPARIPTALNLEAIEMASKLADSLDYVGTLGVEFFLKDNHLYLNEFAPRPHNTGHFTQDCQSLSQFNLHVSAITGNLPPTDVRPKPTLMKNILGNDYEESLVIARTLLKDDRYQLHLYGKKDAKIGRKMGHMNFKGSLEEVNPLFHDL; from the coding sequence ATGAAAATTGGTGTTTTGGGATCTGGACAACTTGGCCAAATGATGTGTTTGGAAGCCCTTCCTCTGGGTTATGATTTTCATTGTTACTCCCCAGACAAAGAATCTCCTTCCGCGAAAGCTGGTGCGATTGCGACTGTGGCCTCTTACGAATCATTATCTGAAATCAAAGAATTTCTTTCCAAAGTGAATGTTTTAAGTTTTGAATTTGAAAACATTCCCAAGTCCACATTAGAATTTTTAGAAACTGAATCCAAACAAACTCCAATTTTCCCACCTCCAAAAGCTCTTATCATCGCCCAAGATAGGTCTCTGGAAAAAACGCATTTCCGAAAATTAGGATTTCGAACTGCTGAATTTTTTCACCTAACAAAGGATACGTCAAATTTTGAAATCGCTATTCCCTATCCATGGATCATCAAAACTCTAAGGTTTGGTTATGATGGGAAAGGTCAGGTAAAAATTGCCGATCAAACAAAATACAAAGAATTTTTAGCATCCGCTTTTCCAAGGGGAGAAGAAGAATATCTTGTTGAGGAAGTCATCTCTTTTCAAAAAGAAATTAGTATCATCCTCACACGTTTTCAAAATGGAGAGATTGTTTGTTATGGTGCTGTGGAAAATGAACATAAAAACCATATTCTAGATCTTTCAATTTATCCTGCGAGAATTCCCACGGCTTTAAATTTGGAAGCAATTGAAATGGCCTCCAAACTTGCAGATTCTTTGGATTATGTGGGAACTTTAGGAGTAGAATTCTTTTTAAAAGACAATCACTTGTATCTAAATGAATTTGCTCCTAGACCACACAATACGGGGCATTTCACTCAAGATTGCCAGAGTCTTTCTCAATTTAACTTGCATGTATCCGCCATTACAGGAAATCTTCCCCCAACAGACGTTAGACCAAAGCCAACTCTAATGAAAAATATTCTTGGAAATGATTATGAGGAAAGTTTGGTTATTGCAAGAACTCTCTTAAAAGATGATAGATACCAATTACATCTTTATGGTAAAAAAGATGCTAAAATCGGAAGAAAGATGGGACATATGAATTTTAAGGGAAGTTTAGAGGAAGTAAATCCCCTCTTCCATGATTTATAA